Proteins from a genomic interval of Sulfurimonas sp. HSL3-2:
- a CDS encoding F0F1 ATP synthase subunit A codes for MGELFTFFGLISENHTFIFVTHMLLTAAIVLVLAKVAVSNLRVVPTGTQNILEAYLGGVLAMGSDVMGKEEARRYLPLVATIGLFVGVANIIGIIPGFEAPSAFLDFTLALALVVFFYYNFEGIRRNGVISYFAHFMGPVWWLAWLMFPIEIVSHISRIISLSFRLFGNVKGDDMFLMVILMLAPWFLPIIPFALLTFMAFLQAFIFMMLTYVYIGGAIAVSDDH; via the coding sequence ATGGGTGAATTATTTACATTTTTTGGTTTGATTTCAGAAAACCATACTTTCATATTTGTGACACACATGCTATTAACAGCGGCTATCGTACTAGTACTGGCTAAAGTTGCAGTGTCAAATCTACGCGTAGTTCCAACAGGGACTCAAAACATACTAGAAGCATACCTTGGCGGTGTACTTGCAATGGGATCAGATGTAATGGGTAAAGAGGAAGCACGTCGCTACCTTCCACTTGTTGCTACAATCGGTCTATTTGTAGGAGTTGCTAACATTATCGGTATTATTCCGGGTTTTGAAGCACCATCAGCATTTTTGGATTTTACATTAGCGTTGGCTTTAGTAGTTTTCTTCTACTACAACTTTGAAGGTATCCGTCGTAACGGTGTTATCTCTTACTTCGCACACTTCATGGGACCGGTTTGGTGGTTAGCATGGTTAATGTTCCCGATCGAGATCGTTTCTCACATCTCTCGTATCATCTCTCTTAGCTTCCGTCTTTTCGGTAACGTTAAAGGTGACGATATGTTCTTGATGGTAATCCTTATGCTTGCGCCTTGGTTCTTACCTATCATTCCATTTGCACTACTTACTTTTATGGCATTCTTACAAGCGTTCATCTTCATGATGCTTACTTATGTTTATATCGGTGGTGCTATCGCGGTTTCTGACGACCACTAA
- a CDS encoding LemA family protein, with product MMTVIIVLGVIALIIVLMYNSLIAKKNQVENIFGGVDAVLKKRYDLIPNLVASVSRYMEHEKSILEKVTALRAEANKPNLSDKEKIDLDSKITSALGSIMVAVENYPDLKANENVMNLQHNLTEIESQISAARRAYNQAVTDYNNAIEMFPTNFVASFMSLTKKDVFVISEDERQNVNVREMFKS from the coding sequence ATGATGACAGTGATTATAGTCCTCGGTGTTATAGCTCTTATTATCGTACTTATGTACAACTCTCTTATAGCAAAGAAAAATCAAGTTGAGAATATATTCGGGGGTGTGGACGCCGTACTTAAAAAGCGTTATGACCTTATACCTAATCTCGTCGCATCTGTTTCAAGATATATGGAACATGAAAAATCGATACTTGAAAAGGTGACAGCGCTTCGTGCAGAGGCAAACAAACCAAATCTTAGCGACAAAGAGAAGATAGACCTTGATTCTAAGATCACTTCGGCACTCGGTTCGATCATGGTCGCAGTTGAGAACTATCCCGATCTTAAAGCAAATGAGAACGTTATGAACCTTCAACATAACCTCACGGAGATAGAGTCACAGATATCTGCAGCTCGTCGTGCATACAACCAGGCAGTCACCGACTACAACAATGCTATCGAGATGTTCCCTACAAACTTTGTGGCTTCGTTTATGAGTCTTACTAAAAAAGATGTCTTTGTCATCAGCGAAGATGAGCGCCAAAATGTAAATGTAAGAGAGATGTTTAAATCATAA
- a CDS encoding 5'-methylthioadenosine/adenosylhomocysteine nucleosidase, translated as MKLAIMGAMPEEIAPILERLDGYLTTEYAGNKYYEGTYKGVDLVIAYSKIGKVFSTLTATTMIEYFGAKKLLFSGVAGAVSPDLKVGDLVVATKLSQHDLDITAFGHPYGYVPEGSVYVEADKGLIELSKSVAADMGLHVKEGIIATGDQFVANEERKNWIGETFNADALEMEGGSVAVVCNALNVPFFILRAISDAADMDASFSFDEFLESSAKISADFVMKMVEKLAE; from the coding sequence TTGAAATTAGCAATAATGGGCGCGATGCCCGAAGAGATAGCACCGATATTAGAGCGTTTAGATGGGTATTTGACAACTGAATATGCAGGCAATAAGTACTATGAAGGAACATATAAGGGTGTCGATCTTGTTATCGCATACTCAAAAATAGGGAAGGTTTTTTCAACACTTACGGCTACTACGATGATAGAGTATTTCGGTGCAAAAAAGTTACTTTTCAGCGGTGTAGCAGGAGCAGTGAGTCCGGATCTTAAAGTAGGTGACCTGGTAGTTGCTACAAAACTTTCTCAACATGATCTTGATATCACGGCATTCGGTCACCCGTACGGATATGTTCCTGAGGGTTCTGTTTATGTGGAAGCAGACAAAGGACTGATCGAACTATCTAAAAGCGTAGCGGCAGATATGGGCTTACATGTAAAAGAGGGGATCATAGCAACAGGTGATCAATTTGTTGCAAACGAAGAGCGTAAAAACTGGATAGGTGAGACTTTTAATGCCGATGCATTAGAGATGGAAGGTGGAAGTGTCGCAGTCGTTTGTAACGCTTTAAACGTACCGTTTTTCATTCTTCGTGCTATCAGCGATGCGGCAGATATGGATGCTAGTTTCAGCTTTGACGAATTTTTAGAAAGCAGTGCAAAGATAAGTGCCGATTTCGTTATGAAAATGGTAGAAAAACTTGCTGAATAA
- a CDS encoding nitrilase-related carbon-nitrogen hydrolase — protein MKITLVQNAPRLNRTNLGFVLEQTRTCKSDVIVFCELALNGYLLQDKLLEDAFVVDELQPLCEASKEIDIVVGGALKIENEFFNCALYFSKGELLNIHKKVHLPNYGMFEEARYFDSGTEFEAFTAPYGQTALLVCEDLWHPDTVKELFYKRPKIVYVLVASPARGFKDDSLTIQDQWYALIKSLALHCDTKVVFVNRVGFEDGLGFWGGSCVVDNNANILHRLPLFDEKIETVEVEI, from the coding sequence ATGAAGATAACTTTAGTTCAGAACGCTCCTAGACTTAACAGAACGAATCTGGGCTTTGTGTTAGAGCAAACCCGTACATGTAAGAGTGATGTTATAGTTTTTTGTGAGCTTGCACTAAACGGTTATCTTCTACAGGATAAACTGCTTGAAGACGCATTTGTTGTAGATGAACTGCAGCCGCTGTGTGAAGCAAGTAAAGAGATCGATATCGTTGTCGGCGGTGCACTTAAAATAGAAAATGAGTTTTTTAACTGCGCGCTTTATTTTAGTAAAGGCGAGTTGTTAAACATCCATAAAAAAGTCCATCTGCCAAATTACGGGATGTTTGAAGAAGCAAGATACTTTGACAGCGGAACAGAGTTTGAAGCATTTACGGCACCTTACGGACAGACTGCACTTTTAGTATGTGAGGATCTATGGCATCCCGACACGGTAAAAGAGCTTTTTTATAAAAGACCGAAAATAGTCTATGTACTTGTAGCATCTCCGGCACGCGGATTTAAAGATGATTCTTTGACGATCCAAGACCAGTGGTATGCACTCATCAAGTCATTGGCATTACATTGTGATACAAAGGTCGTCTTCGTAAATCGTGTCGGTTTTGAGGACGGTCTAGGCTTTTGGGGCGGAAGCTGTGTTGTGGACAACAATGCGAATATCTTACATAGATTACCGCTTTTTGATGAAAAAATAGAAACAGTAGAGGTAGAGATTTGA
- a CDS encoding NAD(P)/FAD-dependent oxidoreductase, whose product MKKIAIIGAGAAGLTAATILARNNIEVDIFEQNAKNAKKILVSGNGHCNITNKNIDTANYISDNPQFIEQTLKQFGFHELEKFMHSIGLLLFSKDDGKCYPLSYEAKSVLSAFEETLSNLDVKIFNDHKIDSIIKDESFTLTCKEKSYGGYDVLIIASGLKAAPQLGGNDDGVKFAHSFGHTVLELYPSLVGLHSDSVYNDMLSGVKISGEVSVYVDKFKEKSIKGDILFTAYGVSGLAVLDISQIASKALLNHQNVEISLNLISQFNPQSLSSQIVNLCKTVPQNSFLSVLSGIIPSKLATVILKEMNIDPKVQALHVNTKMIKGIINKLQNYRVKIIDTHGYKHAEVCGGGVDTYEVDAKSFESKKVKGLYFAGEVLDVIGERGGYNFQFAFASGYLCAQHITKSK is encoded by the coding sequence ATGAAAAAAATAGCTATTATCGGTGCCGGTGCGGCAGGACTGACCGCCGCGACCATCCTTGCCAGAAACAACATAGAAGTCGATATCTTTGAACAAAACGCAAAGAACGCGAAAAAGATACTGGTTTCGGGCAACGGTCACTGCAACATCACCAACAAAAATATAGATACTGCCAACTATATATCCGATAATCCCCAGTTTATCGAACAGACTCTAAAGCAGTTCGGGTTTCATGAGCTGGAAAAGTTCATGCACTCTATCGGACTGCTTCTATTTTCTAAAGATGACGGCAAATGCTATCCTCTCTCATACGAAGCAAAAAGCGTTTTGAGTGCTTTTGAAGAGACGCTCTCAAACCTTGACGTAAAGATCTTTAACGATCACAAAATAGACTCGATCATAAAAGATGAGAGTTTTACGCTTACATGTAAAGAAAAAAGTTACGGCGGTTACGATGTACTTATCATTGCAAGCGGACTCAAGGCGGCACCTCAGCTCGGCGGAAACGACGACGGAGTGAAGTTTGCTCACTCTTTTGGACATACAGTGCTAGAACTCTACCCTTCGCTTGTAGGACTTCACAGTGACTCTGTCTATAACGATATGCTCTCAGGAGTAAAGATAAGTGGAGAAGTTTCTGTCTATGTCGACAAGTTCAAAGAGAAAAGCATTAAAGGAGATATCCTTTTTACCGCTTACGGCGTGTCAGGTCTTGCCGTACTGGATATTTCACAAATAGCCTCTAAAGCCCTTTTAAACCATCAAAACGTCGAGATATCACTTAACCTTATCTCACAGTTCAATCCGCAGTCTTTATCCTCACAGATAGTTAATCTTTGCAAGACAGTGCCTCAAAACTCTTTCCTGTCAGTTTTAAGCGGTATCATCCCCTCTAAACTTGCAACTGTCATCTTAAAAGAGATGAACATAGACCCTAAAGTGCAAGCCTTACATGTAAACACGAAGATGATTAAAGGGATAATCAACAAGCTTCAGAACTACAGAGTGAAGATCATCGACACGCATGGGTATAAACATGCTGAAGTATGCGGCGGCGGCGTCGATACTTATGAAGTAGATGCAAAAAGTTTCGAGTCCAAAAAAGTAAAAGGACTCTACTTTGCCGGAGAGGTGTTAGACGTCATCGGTGAGCGCGGAGGTTACAACTTCCAGTTTGCTTTTGCATCAGGCTACTTATGTGCACAGCATATTACAAAATCAAAATAA
- a CDS encoding ATP-binding protein → MSIKLSKKIMSKLGKTNAEFNLVEEGDKILVGLSGGKDSLTLVHALKEQQRRAPFKFEFLAVTVSYGMNENFDKLKAHCAEHEIPYEIYDTNIYDLAEDKIRKNSSFCSFFSRMRRGSLYSAAEKYGCNKVALGHHLDDAAESFFMNFIYNGQMRSLAPKYRADNGLIVIRPLIQLRERQLAAAALENGMPTIGDEACPSMRFDIKMPHARADMKEMLFEMEQKYPSLFVSLNAAFKNISEDSFFDVEKFKL, encoded by the coding sequence ATGTCTATAAAACTTTCTAAAAAGATAATGAGTAAACTCGGCAAGACGAATGCCGAGTTTAACCTTGTAGAAGAGGGCGATAAGATCCTAGTCGGTCTTAGCGGAGGAAAGGACTCTTTAACACTTGTGCATGCGTTAAAAGAGCAGCAGCGCCGTGCGCCTTTTAAATTTGAATTTTTAGCCGTAACGGTTTCTTACGGGATGAATGAGAACTTTGACAAGCTCAAAGCTCACTGTGCCGAACATGAGATCCCTTACGAGATATACGACACGAACATCTATGATCTTGCTGAAGACAAGATACGAAAGAACTCCTCTTTTTGCAGCTTTTTCTCCCGTATGAGAAGAGGATCGCTTTATAGTGCAGCAGAGAAGTACGGATGTAATAAAGTGGCTCTTGGACACCATCTCGATGATGCTGCAGAGAGCTTCTTTATGAACTTTATCTATAACGGTCAGATGCGCTCTTTAGCACCGAAATACAGAGCAGACAACGGTCTTATAGTTATACGTCCGCTGATCCAGCTTCGTGAACGTCAGCTTGCAGCTGCTGCATTAGAAAACGGTATGCCGACAATCGGTGACGAGGCATGTCCCTCTATGCGTTTTGATATAAAGATGCCTCATGCAAGAGCCGACATGAAAGAGATGCTTTTTGAGATGGAACAGAAGTATCCGTCGTTGTTCGTATCTCTTAATGCAGCTTTTAAAAATATCTCTGAAGATAGTTTTTTTGACGTGGAGAAGTTTAAACTTTAA
- a CDS encoding DUF3137 domain-containing protein, whose translation MKSISHLTDFYYNTLYPTLQELEEERRALKDKIVKIGIVIIVIALVILYFLTNGLKSINPDTIIFFVFALAAGGGFLYKLMVKDYASSFKTKVIEPLIHEIDNNLRYNPTYMIEEHVFRNSKLFTNKVDRYSGNDYVTGTIDSVDIRFSDVHAEQKHKDSKGRTSWSTIFKGLFIVTSFNKHFSNSTIILPDSAEGIFGSLIGNWLQSNNFTREQLVKMDDPEFEKEFVVYGSDQIEARYILTHSMMKRILDLKKKTGQPVYLSFINGEMNLAIEYNKDLFEPSVFRSLLEYKVAMEYVKTLQLTIAIIEELKLNQRLWSKR comes from the coding sequence ATGAAAAGTATCAGCCATCTTACAGATTTTTACTACAACACTCTTTACCCGACTCTGCAAGAGTTGGAAGAGGAGAGACGTGCTTTAAAAGACAAGATCGTTAAAATCGGTATTGTCATTATCGTCATTGCACTCGTAATACTCTATTTTCTAACAAACGGGTTAAAATCCATAAATCCGGACACCATTATATTCTTTGTATTTGCTCTTGCTGCAGGAGGTGGATTTCTCTATAAACTGATGGTAAAAGATTACGCTTCATCGTTTAAGACAAAAGTCATAGAGCCTCTTATACATGAGATAGATAATAATCTAAGATATAACCCTACATATATGATAGAGGAACATGTTTTTAGAAACTCCAAGCTTTTTACAAACAAGGTCGACAGGTACAGCGGTAATGACTATGTAACAGGAACGATCGATTCTGTTGATATAAGATTTTCAGATGTCCATGCAGAGCAGAAGCACAAGGACTCAAAAGGCAGGACTTCATGGAGTACGATCTTCAAAGGTCTTTTTATAGTCACTTCATTTAACAAACATTTCTCCAATTCTACTATAATTTTACCAGACAGTGCAGAAGGGATATTCGGTTCGCTTATAGGTAACTGGCTGCAATCAAACAACTTTACAAGAGAGCAGCTTGTCAAGATGGATGATCCCGAATTTGAAAAAGAGTTCGTAGTCTACGGAAGCGATCAGATAGAAGCCAGATATATCTTGACGCACTCGATGATGAAAAGGATCTTGGACCTGAAGAAAAAGACAGGGCAGCCTGTATATCTCTCTTTTATAAACGGTGAGATGAACCTGGCCATAGAGTACAATAAGGATCTCTTTGAGCCGTCGGTGTTTAGATCGCTTTTAGAGTACAAAGTCGCTATGGAGTATGTAAAGACTCTGCAACTCACGATAGCGATCATAGAAGAGTTAAAACTAAATCAAAGATTATGGAGCAAGCGATGA
- the fabD gene encoding ACP S-malonyltransferase: MSKKIAMIFPGQGSQTIGMGRSFYESSELAREMFDKAGQRIGVDFKELLFEENDKLAQTAYTQPAILLVSVIAYRLFQEANPTDAALFLGHSLGEFSALCASGAIDYVDAVELVHKRGALMQEACDSIEAGMMALVGLDDDSVEKVCADARAEGKKVWAANFNQDGQVVVAGMKADLESMESTFKEAGAKRAILLNMSVASHCELLSPAQVPLEEAMKAMVKENFTAPIISNVTTKPYSTKDEAIALLKDQLVKPVKYKQSIEAVAGDIDLFIEFGNGNVLKGLNRRIAKDKETLNVSDMDSLNSVIEALKA, from the coding sequence ATGAGTAAAAAGATAGCGATGATATTTCCTGGACAGGGAAGTCAAACTATAGGTATGGGTAGATCGTTTTATGAGAGTAGTGAATTAGCACGTGAAATGTTTGACAAAGCCGGACAAAGAATAGGTGTTGATTTTAAAGAGTTGTTATTTGAAGAAAATGACAAATTGGCTCAGACTGCTTATACTCAGCCTGCTATTTTATTAGTCAGCGTTATCGCTTACCGTCTTTTTCAAGAGGCTAATCCTACAGACGCAGCTCTTTTTTTAGGGCATTCATTAGGTGAGTTCAGTGCTCTTTGTGCATCCGGTGCGATCGATTATGTCGATGCGGTCGAGCTTGTTCATAAGCGCGGTGCTTTGATGCAAGAAGCGTGTGACAGCATAGAAGCAGGGATGATGGCACTTGTCGGTCTTGATGACGACAGTGTTGAAAAAGTATGTGCAGATGCAAGAGCAGAAGGCAAAAAAGTATGGGCTGCAAACTTCAACCAAGACGGTCAAGTGGTCGTTGCGGGAATGAAAGCAGACCTAGAGTCTATGGAAAGTACATTTAAAGAAGCGGGTGCAAAACGTGCGATACTTTTAAATATGTCAGTCGCAAGCCACTGTGAACTGCTTTCACCTGCACAAGTACCTTTAGAAGAGGCTATGAAAGCGATGGTAAAAGAGAACTTCACGGCACCGATCATCTCGAATGTAACGACAAAACCTTACAGTACGAAAGATGAAGCTATCGCTCTTTTAAAAGACCAACTTGTAAAACCTGTAAAATATAAACAGTCTATCGAAGCGGTAGCCGGCGATATCGATCTTTTTATAGAGTTTGGTAACGGGAATGTCTTAAAAGGACTAAACCGTAGAATAGCAAAAGATAAAGAGACTTTAAACGTATCGGATATGGACTCTTTAAACAGTGTCATAGAAGCACTTAAAGCGTAA
- a CDS encoding nitroreductase family protein, with the protein MNDLNLILKYHDRTKHQPSRYAASLGYMDWATQPDPFRSYKGAKKVKLPLALENSTPPYHLIFDDTAVPQAPLLLESLSQLFQFSLGIAAYKSANGTSWALRCNASSGNLQPTEGYVVLPPQVGVSEHTTIAHYAAYDHSLEILSEFDTSFWEELPKGSFLVSLSSILWREVWKYGERAFRYTQLDLGHALRALHVSAKMLGWNISLVDGCDIKDIDTLFGFDKKERFTPYEYEESDILLVVSKENEITCKIDTLLKDMPPHDTTVANTLSSSHHKWDIIGAINDATHFNPTSRLPLHVSSSNKREPSVEAKQVVMKRRSAQMMDAGRSKITKKQFTTILESVNAKKADVHLALFVHDVDEFESGMYLYVRDADDLSNLKGLLDASFEWSEVYEDLYLLRRGNFRAAAKQISCSQDIAKDGAFSLGMICKFSSLLKEDNPQKYKELYYECGAIGQQLYLESTSVGLNATGIGCFLDDIMHQLLGIQDASYQSLYHFTVGRAIVDMRVQTEQPYLYR; encoded by the coding sequence ATGAATGATTTAAATTTAATACTCAAGTATCATGACCGTACTAAACATCAGCCAAGCAGATATGCTGCATCACTCGGCTATATGGACTGGGCGACGCAGCCTGACCCCTTTAGAAGTTACAAAGGTGCGAAGAAAGTGAAACTTCCTCTCGCACTTGAAAATTCAACTCCGCCCTATCATCTGATTTTTGACGATACGGCCGTTCCGCAGGCTCCGCTTCTTCTAGAATCTCTTTCACAGCTTTTTCAGTTTTCTCTTGGGATCGCGGCATATAAAAGTGCCAACGGCACCTCTTGGGCGCTGAGATGCAACGCTTCAAGCGGAAACCTGCAGCCTACAGAAGGGTATGTCGTACTTCCGCCACAAGTCGGAGTATCCGAACATACGACCATCGCCCATTATGCAGCGTATGACCACTCTTTGGAAATACTTAGCGAATTTGACACCTCTTTTTGGGAAGAGCTTCCTAAGGGGAGTTTTTTGGTATCGCTAAGCTCCATCCTCTGGCGCGAAGTGTGGAAGTACGGAGAACGTGCGTTTAGATATACGCAGCTTGATCTTGGTCATGCTCTAAGAGCCTTACATGTAAGCGCAAAGATGCTTGGATGGAACATCTCCTTAGTAGATGGATGCGATATAAAAGATATTGACACGCTTTTTGGATTTGACAAGAAGGAGCGGTTCACTCCTTACGAGTATGAAGAGAGCGACATCCTGCTTGTAGTCTCAAAGGAGAATGAGATTACATGTAAGATTGATACTCTTTTAAAAGATATGCCTCCTCACGATACTACTGTAGCGAACACTCTCAGCTCCAGCCACCATAAGTGGGATATCATCGGTGCAATAAACGATGCCACCCACTTCAATCCGACTTCAAGACTCCCTTTACATGTAAGCTCTTCAAACAAACGTGAACCGAGTGTGGAGGCAAAACAGGTCGTCATGAAAAGACGTAGCGCTCAGATGATGGATGCCGGACGCTCTAAGATAACAAAGAAGCAGTTTACGACCATACTCGAGAGCGTCAATGCTAAAAAAGCAGACGTGCACCTTGCACTCTTTGTCCATGATGTGGATGAGTTTGAAAGCGGTATGTACCTTTATGTAAGAGATGCTGATGATCTTAGTAACCTCAAAGGCCTTCTTGACGCATCGTTTGAGTGGAGCGAGGTGTATGAGGATCTCTACCTTTTAAGAAGAGGCAATTTCCGTGCCGCGGCAAAACAGATCTCATGCAGCCAAGACATAGCAAAAGACGGAGCGTTCTCTTTAGGGATGATATGCAAGTTCTCATCCCTGTTAAAAGAGGATAATCCGCAAAAATATAAAGAGCTTTACTATGAATGCGGGGCGATTGGACAGCAGCTTTACCTTGAAAGCACATCAGTCGGCCTCAATGCTACGGGCATCGGCTGTTTTTTAGACGATATCATGCATCAGCTTTTGGGCATACAAGACGCTTCGTACCAGTCGCTGTACCATTTTACCGTCGGACGCGCGATCGTCGACATGAGAGTACAAACGGAGCAACCCTACTTATATAGATAA
- a CDS encoding EI24 domain-containing protein, translated as MKENEIFIASVKDFFTLKMMKYSVAPFIATMVLIYALFFYFAGSTIQQLHNATLHVEQTQSNVIDGVENTDSYVADFQGSSVVEFLMGHAITAWIVTFLFYTIGSMLALVVSIFIAVIVIAFLTPFVLKELQRRHYADVEMRGHDNIVISMLKVLKWLLAMLLMLIVFIPFYFVPILNVIMFNIPMYYFFHKMLTYDVTSNINTNEEYKKIMFFAGNDIRIKTFVLYLVSLIPFAILFGGIFYVIFIGHAYFRETRELRLSNNSI; from the coding sequence ATGAAAGAGAATGAAATATTTATAGCAAGCGTAAAAGACTTCTTCACTCTAAAGATGATGAAATATTCCGTAGCTCCTTTTATCGCTACGATGGTCCTCATCTATGCTCTGTTTTTCTATTTTGCAGGATCAACCATACAACAGCTGCATAATGCGACTCTGCATGTAGAGCAGACACAGTCAAATGTCATCGACGGTGTGGAAAATACCGACTCTTATGTGGCAGACTTTCAAGGTTCTTCCGTCGTAGAGTTTTTAATGGGACATGCCATCACGGCATGGATCGTGACATTTCTATTTTATACCATAGGAAGTATGCTGGCTCTTGTCGTCTCCATATTTATCGCCGTCATCGTGATAGCCTTTTTGACCCCTTTTGTGTTAAAGGAACTTCAAAGGAGGCATTATGCCGATGTCGAGATGAGAGGACATGACAACATTGTCATCTCGATGCTAAAGGTCTTAAAATGGCTGTTAGCTATGCTTCTTATGCTGATAGTCTTCATACCGTTTTATTTCGTACCGATACTAAACGTCATCATGTTCAATATCCCGATGTACTACTTCTTTCATAAGATGCTTACTTATGACGTGACCTCAAACATAAATACGAACGAAGAGTATAAAAAGATCATGTTCTTTGCAGGCAACGACATACGTATCAAGACATTTGTCCTGTATCTTGTCTCACTTATCCCGTTTGCGATTCTTTTTGGCGGTATCTTTTATGTGATCTTTATAGGTCATGCATATTTTAGAGAGACAAGAGAGCTAAGACTGAGTAACAACTCTATCTAA
- a CDS encoding YigZ family protein translates to MHTIQKESTATYEEKQSKFIAHLVPYSEYKSTLETLKQEHPKARHFVTSYRYINEFDQIVENSSDDGEPKGTSGKPTLSVLQGKELVNTGVIVVRYFGGTKLGTGGLVRAYSDAVNMAVNAAELIEYKKEETALITFAYTDIGRVEYECQQCEVDIVEKSFETDVVFKIKAERSALECLFAKLDRVVTQS, encoded by the coding sequence ATGCATACAATCCAAAAAGAATCCACTGCAACCTACGAAGAGAAACAATCAAAATTTATAGCGCATCTCGTGCCCTACAGCGAGTACAAATCTACATTAGAAACACTTAAGCAGGAACATCCAAAAGCAAGACATTTTGTGACCTCATACCGATATATCAACGAGTTTGACCAGATCGTGGAGAACTCAAGCGATGACGGTGAGCCAAAAGGCACGTCAGGCAAGCCGACACTTTCAGTCCTGCAGGGAAAAGAACTGGTAAATACGGGTGTGATCGTCGTACGCTATTTCGGCGGCACGAAACTGGGCACGGGAGGACTTGTCCGTGCATACAGTGATGCTGTCAATATGGCGGTAAATGCCGCAGAACTCATCGAATACAAAAAAGAGGAAACGGCTCTTATCACATTCGCATATACGGATATAGGAAGAGTAGAGTACGAGTGTCAGCAGTGCGAAGTGGATATAGTCGAGAAGAGTTTTGAGACGGATGTAGTGTTTAAGATCAAAGCCGAAAGATCGGCTTTGGAGTGCTTGTTCGCGAAGTTAGATAGAGTTGTTACTCAGTCTTAG
- a CDS encoding YebC/PmpR family DNA-binding transcriptional regulator — protein sequence MGRAFEYRKAAKMKRWGNMSKVFPKLGKIITMAAKEGGTDPDMNPRLRTAILNAKAENMPKDNIEAAIKRATAKDTAAMLEVNFEAKAPHGVLLFIECATDNNTRTVANVKSTVNKNGGEVLTNGSLEFMFSRKAIFEFDKTDDMDIEELELELIDAGLEEIEEEEGVVLVTADYKDFGNLQNAFEKLGIELKKAELQRIANTPIELTDEQLEVVNKMIDRLEDDEDIQHIFTNIA from the coding sequence ATGGGTAGAGCTTTTGAATATAGAAAAGCAGCTAAAATGAAACGTTGGGGAAATATGTCTAAAGTATTTCCAAAACTTGGAAAAATTATTACTATGGCGGCAAAAGAGGGTGGTACTGATCCTGATATGAATCCGAGACTTCGTACAGCTATTTTAAATGCTAAAGCTGAAAACATGCCTAAAGACAACATCGAAGCGGCGATTAAAAGAGCTACGGCAAAAGATACGGCTGCGATGCTTGAGGTGAACTTTGAAGCAAAAGCACCTCACGGTGTACTACTTTTCATAGAGTGTGCGACTGATAACAACACACGTACTGTCGCAAACGTAAAATCGACTGTAAATAAAAACGGCGGGGAAGTTCTGACAAACGGCTCATTAGAGTTTATGTTCTCTCGTAAAGCGATCTTTGAGTTCGATAAGACTGATGATATGGATATTGAAGAGCTTGAGCTTGAGCTGATAGACGCAGGTCTTGAAGAGATCGAAGAGGAAGAGGGTGTTGTTTTAGTTACTGCTGATTACAAAGATTTCGGAAACCTTCAAAATGCTTTTGAAAAGCTTGGTATAGAGCTGAAAAAAGCGGAACTGCAACGTATTGCAAATACTCCTATAGAACTGACAGATGAGCAGTTAGAAGTCGTCAACAAGATGATCGACAGACTAGAAGACGATGAAGATATCCAGCATATCTTTACAAATATCGCATAA